One part of the Streptomyces ferrugineus genome encodes these proteins:
- a CDS encoding pyridoxal phosphate-dependent aminotransferase, protein MAGMTSTTRPLLNRRLAEFGTTIFAEMSALALSTGSINLGQGFPDTDGPEEVREAAVRALRDGRGNQYPPGPGIPELRLAIAAHQERRYGLSYDPDTEVLVTAGATEAIAAALLALLEPGDEVIALEPYYDSYAACIAMAGAARVPVTLRPHLDEVEGASFRLDLDELRAAVTDRTRLLLINTPHNPTGTVLTRAELAAIAELAVERDLLVVTDEVYEHLVFDDAEHLPLATFPGMRERTVTIGSAGKSFSFTGWKVGWVTSASPLLTAVRSAKQFLTYVSSGPFQYAVAEALALPDRYFTAFREDMQTKRDLLAAGLTEAGFQVFKPAGTYFITTDIRPLGAALAEEGDGFAFCRALPERAGVVAIPNAVFYDHREAGAPFVRFAFCKRGEILQEAIERLLKLSLPRS, encoded by the coding sequence ATGGCCGGCATGACCTCCACCACCCGCCCCCTGCTCAACCGCCGGCTCGCCGAGTTCGGGACGACGATCTTCGCGGAGATGTCCGCGCTCGCCCTGAGCACCGGGTCCATCAACCTCGGTCAGGGCTTCCCCGACACCGACGGGCCCGAGGAGGTCCGCGAGGCGGCCGTGCGGGCGCTGCGGGACGGGCGCGGCAACCAGTACCCGCCGGGCCCCGGCATCCCCGAGCTGCGCCTGGCGATCGCCGCGCACCAGGAGCGGCGCTACGGGCTGTCGTACGACCCCGACACCGAGGTCCTGGTCACCGCGGGCGCCACCGAGGCCATCGCGGCCGCGCTGCTCGCCCTGCTGGAGCCCGGCGACGAGGTCATCGCCCTCGAGCCGTACTACGACTCCTACGCGGCCTGCATCGCCATGGCGGGCGCCGCGCGCGTGCCGGTCACCCTGCGCCCGCACCTCGACGAGGTCGAGGGCGCGAGCTTCCGCCTCGACCTCGACGAGCTGCGCGCCGCGGTCACCGACCGCACCCGCCTGCTGCTGATCAACACCCCGCACAACCCCACCGGCACCGTCCTCACCCGGGCGGAGCTGGCCGCGATCGCCGAGCTGGCCGTGGAACGGGACCTGCTGGTGGTGACCGACGAGGTGTACGAGCACCTGGTCTTCGACGACGCCGAGCACCTGCCGCTGGCGACCTTCCCCGGCATGCGCGAGCGGACGGTGACGATCGGGTCCGCAGGGAAGAGTTTTTCGTTCACGGGTTGGAAGGTCGGCTGGGTAACCTCGGCGTCCCCCCTGCTCACGGCCGTGCGCTCGGCGAAGCAGTTCCTGACGTATGTCTCCTCGGGGCCGTTCCAGTACGCCGTCGCCGAGGCGCTGGCGCTGCCCGACCGCTACTTCACGGCCTTCCGCGAGGACATGCAGACCAAGCGCGACCTGCTGGCGGCGGGGCTCACGGAGGCCGGCTTCCAGGTGTTCAAGCCCGCCGGCACCTACTTCATCACCACCGACATCCGCCCCCTGGGCGCCGCACTGGCCGAGGAGGGGGACGGCTTCGCCTTCTGCCGCGCGCTGCCGGAGCGGGCCGGAGTGGTCGCCATCCCCAACGCGGTCTTCTAC
- a CDS encoding DUF2617 family protein — MLTTLNTAYTDTRAADLAWALGREPLPALASLDLELTGAKLQLRLLGASHQVLLDEERGICSETVACMPGSSTPLPLGVAKRVGDWEYEFAARVEILSPGQFAGRAQELLALVADHPHGLAGVFPGSPHAFTALLAQHHEGQVHWRTWHAYPQDGQLVATRTRVGPRVGTRSPAVAGGRRRSVSFSPSGI; from the coding sequence ATGCTCACGACCCTGAACACCGCTTATACCGACACGCGCGCGGCCGACCTCGCCTGGGCCCTGGGGCGCGAGCCGCTGCCCGCGCTGGCCTCGCTCGACCTCGAACTGACCGGTGCGAAGCTTCAGTTGAGACTGCTCGGCGCGTCCCACCAGGTGCTGTTGGACGAGGAGCGCGGCATCTGCTCGGAGACGGTGGCCTGTATGCCCGGCAGCAGCACACCGCTGCCGCTGGGGGTGGCCAAGCGGGTGGGCGACTGGGAGTACGAGTTCGCGGCCCGGGTGGAGATCCTGTCGCCGGGTCAGTTCGCGGGCCGTGCCCAGGAGTTGCTGGCGCTGGTCGCCGATCATCCGCACGGCCTCGCCGGCGTCTTCCCCGGCAGCCCGCACGCCTTCACCGCGCTGCTGGCCCAGCATCACGAAGGGCAGGTCCACTGGCGTACGTGGCACGCCTACCCGCAGGACGGGCAGTTGGTGGCGACGCGGACGAGGGTGGGGCCGAGGGTGGGGACGCGGTCGCCGGCGGTCGCCGGCGGTCGGCGCCGGTCGGTGTCCTTCAGCCCGTCCGGCATCTGA
- a CDS encoding polyamine aminopropyltransferase, producing MIEPHAPAPPGTPPPWAGPARLPVRPGTGRLLVLAGVFVCAACGLVYELELVALASYLIGDSVTQASVVLAVMVFAMGIGSLAAKRLRSYAAAGFGAIEAVLALVGGCSALALYAVFAWTGDWGGMWAHGPRALLVAFSLTIGLLIGAEIPLLMELIQRIRRQDAGGAVADLFAADYVGALVGGLTFPFLLLPLLGQLTSALITGAVNAVAGGALVLGLFRRDLTRRAHWLLVIANVTVLGVLASAAVLVDDFERAARHAVYGRDVRVALQTDVQEVVITGGTEGRPLDLFLDGRLRVSGRDARRYHEALVHPAMSGEHTRVLILGGGDGLAAREVLRHPGVHRVDVVEVDPEVVRLARRDPPLSRLNGHAYDDDRVHIMTGDAFHWLRTAPSATYDVVISDLPDPGITASTKLYSQEFYGLTRRALAPHGRLAVHAGPVASRPRVFWTVDTTLHAAGLRTAPYRVRGQGSGFTAGPDRSTGPTRAPQDWGFILAARGESPRLRLGTGEGVPRLATLTQSELLADARAAEGTRVAGLGASTLVHPRY from the coding sequence GTGATCGAACCGCACGCGCCCGCCCCACCCGGCACACCGCCGCCCTGGGCAGGCCCCGCGCGGCTTCCGGTCCGGCCCGGCACCGGGCGGCTCCTGGTCCTGGCGGGCGTCTTCGTCTGCGCGGCCTGCGGACTCGTGTACGAACTCGAACTCGTCGCTCTCGCCTCGTACTTGATCGGCGACTCCGTCACCCAGGCCTCCGTCGTGCTGGCCGTCATGGTGTTCGCGATGGGCATCGGCTCCCTCGCCGCGAAGCGGCTGCGTTCGTACGCCGCGGCCGGCTTCGGCGCCATCGAGGCCGTCCTCGCCCTCGTCGGCGGGTGCAGCGCGCTCGCCCTGTACGCCGTCTTCGCCTGGACCGGCGACTGGGGCGGGATGTGGGCCCACGGCCCGCGCGCCCTCCTCGTCGCCTTCTCCCTCACCATCGGCCTGCTCATCGGCGCCGAGATCCCGCTGCTGATGGAGCTCATCCAGCGCATCCGGCGCCAGGACGCGGGCGGCGCGGTGGCCGACCTGTTCGCCGCGGACTACGTCGGCGCGCTCGTCGGCGGCCTCACCTTCCCCTTCCTCCTCCTGCCGCTGCTCGGCCAGTTGACCTCGGCCCTGATCACCGGAGCCGTCAACGCCGTGGCGGGCGGCGCGCTCGTCCTCGGCCTGTTCCGGCGTGACCTCACCCGCCGCGCCCACTGGCTGCTGGTGATCGCCAACGTCACCGTGCTCGGCGTCCTCGCCTCCGCCGCCGTACTCGTCGACGACTTCGAACGGGCCGCACGGCACGCGGTGTACGGACGGGACGTACGCGTCGCCCTCCAGACGGACGTCCAGGAGGTCGTCATCACCGGCGGCACCGAAGGTCGGCCCCTCGACCTCTTCCTCGACGGCCGGCTGCGGGTCAGCGGACGCGACGCCCGCCGCTACCACGAGGCGCTGGTGCACCCCGCGATGAGCGGCGAGCACACCCGCGTGCTGATCCTCGGCGGCGGTGACGGGCTGGCGGCGCGTGAGGTGCTGCGCCATCCCGGGGTGCACCGGGTCGACGTCGTCGAGGTCGACCCCGAGGTGGTGCGCCTGGCCCGCCGGGATCCGCCCCTGTCCCGCCTCAACGGACACGCCTACGACGACGACCGCGTCCACATCATGACGGGCGACGCCTTCCACTGGCTGCGGACGGCACCGTCGGCGACGTACGACGTCGTCATCTCGGACCTCCCCGACCCCGGCATCACCGCCAGCACCAAGCTGTACTCGCAGGAGTTCTACGGCCTCACCCGCCGCGCCCTGGCCCCGCACGGCCGCCTCGCCGTGCACGCCGGCCCGGTCGCCTCCCGCCCCCGCGTCTTCTGGACGGTCGACACGACCCTGCACGCCGCGGGCCTGCGCACGGCTCCCTACCGCGTCCGGGGCCAAGGCTCCGGCTTCACGGCGGGCCCCGACCGCTCGACCGGCCCGACCCGCGCACCGCAGGACTGGGGGTTCATCCTGGCGGCACGGGGGGAGTCACCGCGGCTGCGGCTCGGCACGGGAGAGGGGGTGCCGCGGTTGGCGACCTTGACTCAGTCGGAGCTGCTGGCGGACGCGAGGGCGGCGGAGGGGACGCGGGTGGCGGGGCTGGGGGCGTCGACGTTGGTGCATCCGCGGTACTGA